Part of the Corticium candelabrum chromosome 15, ooCorCand1.1, whole genome shotgun sequence genome, aagacaagtgtttgtcttcttatttctgaagcAAATCTCAGGACGGTTGGCACAGATCTTCCTAGCAGTTGGGATGGCTGTATTCCACATATAGTGTTGTCGTCCGTCTCTACAAGCccatcaggatgatgccggtaccatctgctctccagtggaaccccaaaatgacggCAAATGTCTcagtggataatggaggccacctgattgtgtcgatcagtgtagtccattggtgccagagcactacagcctgccataatgtggtcaactgtttccaggcctacggTGCACAAgtggcaagtaggactgacatctcAATGCAGAATGTTGCTCATAATACCGAGTCCAAAGAGCTGGTCTTGAGCAGTAACAACCAGttcctcagttgcagcaggaagattctaTGACTTCAGCCATTTGTAGGTCTGTCATGTCTACAGGTGGTTTTTCAGTGAGACAGCGATACTGACTGTGCATAGGTTTTGTGCCCTAGGACCGTACACAAAGAGAACTGCTGCATGTGCAGAAATCTTTGCATCTGTCTGAGACGCTTGCTTGAAGACACCACCAGACATGATAGTTCCACTTCCATGCAGGCTCTGCAACTTGTTGTCCTTAGAGAGACGTGCTATGCGTTGGATCGAATGAGAGGACCTCCCAGTATCACACTTCTGTATCATTTGCATGAAGTGATCAGAGCTGCTACGAAGGTAACAGTCCAgccccacaatacaagattgatacgTCGACTCGATCAGTTGTAACCCTTGACCGCTTTTGGTGCACAGAGCGTACAGCTGGTCAACGTCTGCCGCAAGATGGTGGACAtcgtgcatagagagaagtttcCAGGTCTGTCTATGAAGCTCTTGCAGGTCCGTGGTCCTTTaatgaatgacaccaaaaccgtaagtgagaaccggcaGTGCAAACCCGTTGATGGCCAGAATCTTGTTTCGACCGTACAGCCTGGTCTGGAGAACCATCTTCACTCTATGAAAGTACTTatgtgtgtcgttatgcccctccatgatgggcaagtggggtcctTCCCCacctgggtgcccaccaacctgcAGGTGAGCcacagcagggtacatgttctGTGTAGTTCACAcagcaatcaatgactagccaattcgatatagattacaggcattacggtgaccacgAACTTTGGATGTGTTGTCATCATCCAGTcagtagggtaagtggggtctttaccctcaactgggcacccaccaacccggcagagaggtacatgtttccgtgtaatccatatggtggtagtaactggcttatcgattaTTGATTACGTGCGCTATGGGGATTTTGCCAGTTCTGAACAGCATGCCCATTAGATATCAATGagtaccaggaaagcactgatcgatcctcattgccaacggtcccacgccagatcacagaaacgcCCCATTCaaggaaacaagtctactttcacagacatagccaaatagacagtgggaaagaaccaacagactcgtttcattatattgctgttgcCACCTGGGATTGAATCCACGCCATTATGATGAGGGTGGAAACTGCTTGTCTAGGTGATTAGATCAAGATGCAAGCTTTTGTTTATGGTAAGTTCTCTAAACCTGCCCAGGAAATGCAGTCTTgaatcattgatatcaacatgatgACTTAATTACTGTACTTGTTTTTGATAActttaaaatattttgcaaGCTGTCAAATTATGGTTACAGATATAAGTCGTGAATGTGGGTATATGCATTGAGTACAATATAGGCATTACCCAACCAATTTGGGAATTgatcaaatttaattaacatgaaaTTCTGGAAATGCAACATTTGTAGCTATAAAAATATGGTAAGCAACATCATAAGTGAATTGGTATAGTGTATGCTCTTTGTGACTTAGCTTATTTGTTGAGAGACTACCAAAATATCCCTTGTATGTTCATGCAACACAGGATGAAAAATCAAGAATCAAGACGGTCCAAAGTCACATTTTGTAGCACTTTGTGCTTTATACAGCGACATGTGTATTATTATAGAAACTAAGAAATACTGCATTTCCTCGAGcagaaaaaattaaaatgacaTTACAACAAAGATACCAGAAGGAGCATGAAGAGTGGGTGACTGAACAGGACAAGAAGGTTGAGTTAATTAGCATGACTTGTTGTGTGATATAGTTTACTTACCTTCAATGTTGCATGCTTATTGCTGTCATTACCCAACATGTGAAACGGAATGTACAACAGCTAGGCAACAGCGTAACATGTGGCCCAAATAAAAGAGTAGTGAAACTTTCTTATTACTCACATCATAGGATTCTGTTATGATTGTAACAAACATATGACGTTATTCCAAATCGCGCACGTCATTTGGCTGCGTGCTCGTTTAATTATGattgtttgtacatgttctCGGACAATTTTGTAGGCTGCTATAGAATTTGagaaaagaaaaaatgaaGAAGAGGCAGCAAGGCTGTTGCAGTTAGATGAAGAAAGAAGGCAGTTGGAACAGCGAAAAGCAGAGAGACCTTTAGAAAAAGAATGTTTGCAAGATTATCATTTAGCAGAAGAGAAACAAGATGCAGAAGAATTGCAAAGAGTGGAAAAGGGCAAAGAAATGAGACATGAAGGAGATGAAGTCAGTATTGAACCATTAGCTTGGAGACTTCAGAGACAGTGTGACATGAACAACTTGCCAACTATACCTTTCTACACATCTGTTGCAGGTGGTGGTAGCTACCCTGTCATTGAATCACCTTCTGTTGACTCATCAGTTAGCAGTCTCAATGCTACTGGTGTCATAACTGAGGGTTTGGCGGGTATGTCTCTTTACAGTAATAATACATGTTGGTCATCAGCTACTGCAGCAACTGCTTCTCCTGTACTTGGTTCTGAAAGCTTTCTTCCTGCAGAAACTGCTGGCAGCATGACTTCTATGCTAGAGCAGCCAACAATAGATAGATCAACAAAACCAATAGAAGCTGAGTATTCACCTGTACAGCAACCTCAAGTAGATCGATCTTCTAAGCCTGTAACACCAGCAGAAGTGACAAGACTTAGTTCTATAACTGATGTTGGAGATTGTGGTACCACACTTTCATTTAACATATTTACCTTGTGGTCATTTATTATTATGCATTGGTTTGCAGATTCATCAACTACAATTGATGGTTTTCGGCCTGTCATAGTGTCAGAGAAACTAATGGATGATTTTCTTAGAGCTGCTTTATCGAACACTTTGAAGAACATTGAGACATGTGGAATTCTTTGTGGCAAACTGGTCAGTTGTAGTCTCAACTATAAAGGTCTAAAGTGAAATTGAGATCTAAAGCAAGTAGTTGCAGTGTAGCGGGCAATACATGCTTACATAACTTATTAATTTACTCTAATTTGAAAGAACCATAAATGAATGAGTATCATGTGTTAGTTTTGAAAATTTGTTTTTTTATGTTAATTTTCTTTGTTGGTTCACATTTTTTGGGAATATTTTTGGATCACAGAGCAGAAGAGTTTTCTACATCACTCATGTGCTTGTACCAAAACAGACTGGGACTCCAGATTCATGCACAACGCTAAATGAAGAAGAGCTATTTGATTATCAAGACAAATATGATCTTATCACTTTGGGATGGATCCATGTATGGCTCATATTTCTGTGCGTGCTTTCGTGTAGAGAATGCGAATGCTTTTAGACTCATCCCTCTCAAACAAGTTTCATGTCAAGTGTAGACTTACATACTCATTGCTCATATCAGTTGATGTTAGAAGAAGCaatagcaattgtgtgtgctCCAAAGCACGAACAGTAAGGTCGTTCATCTATAGTTATCTATTTCTGTAATGATTTTCTCAGCAGAACTGGCATTTTTTCATTGACAAGACCATTTGGATTGAAATATATTGCAGCTTGCAGAGAGCCTGGCTTTCACCCCCATCCTAAAGAACCTCCTCTTTATGAAGTATGtagtgtttatgtttgtaattaattaatggtcaTGTTCTGTGttacacatgtgcatgcactcacacaattacgtacctgtgtgtgtgtgtgtgtgtgtgtgtgtgtgtgtgtgtgtgtgtgtgtgtgtgtgtgtgtgtgtacacatgtgatTATATTTTTTCTATGCAGAAAGCTGTACATGTTACAGTGACTTCGTCTGCTTCTTCGGTACTCTGTGATCTCCGATAAGAGAAACTTGTAAATTATAATTACTTATAACACTTGCTGTTGCTGTACCTATTGGACGAGCTGCAGGTACATTTATGTGTATTCTAATTGTAGTGGTACTGTCATTTGATGATGAAAATGATGTTGGCATATAGTAATGAAGCCTACTagcttgtactgtacatttgCAGTGTTGCTGAAATTAAAATCATGATCAATTGATCAGATTATGGACAGACACGTGTGTGACActtatattatatatagtgTTCGAATTCTCTGGTGTGATAAGATACAGAAAGATTGGTTCTAAACACACGCGTATGGACAGTCACAACTACTGCACAACGCAGACGCTTGCACTATACAAATCACGTGAATGGTCACGTGTTGTTATCCTGGACTTTTAGCCTAAACACCACAAAGTTATGGCGGACGACGTTCTTGCTACGAAAAGGGCGCGCGTCGTTTTTAGCAGTTCTGAAGAATTTGACCAGCGGGAAATCACCAATGACTCCACCTTATCTAAATATCCAGAACCAGGACAACAAGCAGTCAGCACCTCTTCAGCTCTTGCTGCAGGCATTAGAGCTGGCAACATTAACATCAGTGATGGTAATACTCAATACAGTTATGAACTTTAAAGCTGATAATACATATCGTCTCTGCCTCCGTCTCTATCTCTACAATAGTACGTACCTACATTCTGTACAGACTATTTGATAAACGTTTCAAAGACAGAACTTTAATTTTAGTTAAGTTAAGGTTGGTGATTAATTGCCTAGCTGGCAGTAAGGCTGGGGCGAAGTGCTGATCTCTTTTGCAATGCTTTTAATAGCCCTTAACTATGAGCTACATTACACGTGTGTAAACTCACTAAGTGCCCTTgatagatgtgtgtgtgtgtgtgtgtgtgtgtgtgtgcgtgtgtgtgtgtgtgtgtgtgtgtgtgcgcatgcgtgtgtgtgtgcgcatgcgtgtgtctgtgtctacgtgtctgtctgtgtgtgtgtgtgttgtagacTTTTTAAGACAAGCTCAGTTGATGGCATTCGCAGTGTTTGTACAGTTATACGAACATCAAAAATATTTAGAATAAGGATTattgctgtttaattaatattgtgtGAATTTTACGGAATGagtgtgtttgctgttgtaggTGCCACGTTTGATCTAGCTCTTGCGTCAGAAACAAGGCAACAAGAACTACTTGCAGAGTTTGAGAGACGCAAAAAAGTAACTTCGCAGTCTAGTCTGGTGTGATTATTTAGTGTGGTCAACAAGGCATGGGTAAGCAGAGAATCTGGATGGTCACTGATTGTTGCTCTGCTTTTACTGTGCGATTAGGCACGAGCCATTGCTGTGCCTACTGATGATGCTGAAATAAAGTCACGTCTTAGGCAGTTGNNNNNNNNNNNNNNNNNNNNNNNNNNNNNNNNNNNNNNNNNNNNNNNNNNNNNNNNNNNNNNNNNNNNNNNNNNNNNNNNNNNNNNNNNNNNNNNNNNNNNNNNNNNNNNNNNNNNNNNNNNNNNNNNNNNNNNNNNNNNNNNNNNNNNNNNNNNNNNNNNNNNNNNNNNNNNNNNNNNNNNNNNNNNNNNNNNNNNNNNATACCTCCGCTTCATTTTCGATAttacgtgactgatgaccgatgtgtgcatgtggcttcattgcttgtggaaagcgctgatacagcgacgtaaggtgagcgagaacaaagacaagTGATGAGTGTTAGATGTTTCGAcgacacgcgtagcgtacgtgaaggtaacgcccactatttctaattggattcaaccgatcgcgatcgaattgCGATCAAAACCATCTTGCGAtatggatcggacggatcgcgatccagttgcaagtgtggacagcgttgcggttgggatcgcgatccagttgccagtgtggacagacCTTAAGAGTACAACGTAAAGTCTTAAAAGATGAACATTTACAGGTGAACTGGACtgaaacaacaagcaaacaaccaaagcaacaaacacgtacagtagacagacaaatggaaatgGCATATATCATAGTTACCTGATAACCATAGTGTTAATTAACCGACAGCTGTTTAATGgaacaataattattttctTGATGTGGATATACCATAGGTTTGTTTGGTGAAGGCCCAGCTGATCGAAGAGAGAGACTAAGGCAGCTGATATCAGAACAAGGTGATAAACATAGTGCTAGAAATGGTTTGCTTTGTTTTCAGATGGCTTGAAGCTGGTTGGCTGTTTTCTTTTGAGTGTATCACTTGTTCTTATTTTTTGTCAGAATTTTAGTTTTGTTGTACTTTGCAACTTTGTGGCATGTTTGTCATACTCTGTAGCAAATGAGGAATTGAAGTGGCCTAAAGAAGAAGACAGGCGGCTTGATGAAAAGGAAGTCAGTACACACAGTTGTGTATTTTGTATATAGTAAATACGTGAATTGTTTTGAAAGTCAGAGGAAGTGTGGTATCATGAGAGCAGCCAAGCACTCAGACAAGTGAGATTTTGGATAGCAGAATACTCACTGCCAAAGTACTGCAGAAATGCTGTCAATGGCTAGTGGAATTATCATCATGCTAATGTACAGGGCTAGAGATAGGCTGAAAGCTGCACGTATTGCCAGAGCACGTCCTAATCCAGAGAAAGCTTCAGCAACACAGGATCTGCATCAAAGTCTTAGGGTATGGCAAATCAAATGTGAATACAGATCGACAAGCAGGAGGAAGGGGACCAATAACAGAAACGGACTGACGGGTAGGAaggcagtcagacagataggcacacttggacagcaacaacaacaacagcaaaaacaCATTGCTTATATCACTACAGTACTGTCATTTGAtaacagatatacagacaggcagataagTGACAAAGCAGGTTTAGCCATCATTAAGGGTACACTCCATCGTTTAGCGCtacgcccacgcaaacttgattgcatggctatgcaatcaagatagaaggttggtctgaactacagccaaagctggatatgagagCGCTAGATATTAGCTGCAAATAGCCTGAAAACAAAGCACatacaatggtcacgtgagaaacaTTCCATCAACACGTGCTAACTCTAGGAGCCTCGCTAccatcaaaatgctagaagacacTCACGAGACGTTGAGAAGATGTGCTCATGGGTTATGAAACGGGCATGGATGCACATGGAAGGCTGAAGGGgccaactgcactgcatttgtgcgcttgcacttatcacgtgacctacttattgcttaccacgtgatcatcgtatgcgctctgttttcacACTGATATGTAGCGCTCGcatgttcaaacctggttttATGTAAAACGTAACCTATCTGGTGCCTTCGacctgaggaaagatgacTAGTTGGTTTGCGTGCGACctgaactctgcttcaacaacgaGATTGCAAAATTGCTCGCGTACgttttccttatttgtaaTGGTGACTACGCTCTggtatccagctttgcctgtagttcagctCAACtttccaacttgattgcgtGTAGTAGGGTTAGCAATCAAGTTTGTGGGGGTGTAGTGCGAAACGacggagtgtacctttaaAATCTAGTCACCGAATTATTAAATGGCAATGAGTGAGTTACAAAATTGCCCAGCTTTAGAAGAAAACacttttattgttttttaATTACAGGTAATAGGTACTGCTATAGATAAAGTAATGCTGGCCATTATGAACGTAGTGTAGTATAGTGTATGTATAGCAGCTATGCATAACTACATATCAAGCTAACAGCATGTAATAACAGTATGTATAGAatgttttgtaattttgtactaaatttgttttaattaagacagGAAATGGTAAGTTTTGAGTGATCAAGAGTc contains:
- the LOC134190508 gene encoding STAM-binding protein-like A, with the translated sequence MTSLHTEPAARVRALVEKAGTCDVDGEIPFRRYYRSGLEMERMANCYFTDGDLEHALILYSRFITLFVERLPKYPLYVHATQDEKSRIKTKLRNTAFPRAEKIKMTLQQRYQKEHEEWVTEQDKKAAIEFEKRKNEEEAARLLQLDEERRQLEQRKAERPLEKECLQDYHLAEEKQDAEELQRVEKGKEMRHEGDEVSIEPLAWRLQRQCDMNNLPTIPFYTSVAGGGSYPVIESPSVDSSVSSLNATGVITEGLAGMSLYSNNTCWSSATAATASPVLGSESFLPAETAGSMTSMLEQPTIDRSTKPIEAEYSPVQQPQVDRSSKPVTPAEVTRLSSITDVGDCDSSTTIDGFRPVIVSEKLMDDFLRAALSNTLKNIETCGILCGKLSRRVFYITHVLVPKQTGTPDSCTTLNEEELFDYQDKYDLITLGWIHTHPSQTSFMSSVDLHTHCSYQLMLEEAIAIVCAPKHEQTGIFSLTRPFGLKYIAACREPGFHPHPKEPPLYEKAVHVTVTSSASSVLCDLR